CGTCTCCTCAAATGCATAAATCCGTTCGCAGATTAATTTGCTGGGTTTATCCTCTTCCTGCGATACCCGCCCTTTGATGAACACTTTAGAATCCACATTCATCAGTGCTGCATTCTTCTCATAATCTCTGGGGAATACCACAACCTCCACGGTTCCCAGTAAGTCCTCAACCGTCAGAAAAGCCATGGTTTTATTATTTTTTGTAAATTTAACGGTTTTATCTACAATCATACCGCCGACAATCTCTTTTGCCCCATCCAGAACCTTTGGCTCTCCGGTCTCTTCATCAGGCAGGAAATCCAAAGTGACCGCGGAGATATTCTTTTTCCATCTCTCTTCATATTCTTCCAGCGGATGACCACTTATATACACCCCAAGCACTTCTTTTTCAAATGACAGCTTTTCCTCTTTTGTATACTCTCCCACATCCGGAAAACTGATTTCATAAGCGGATCTTTCTTCCGGGGAGACCAGGTCAAACAGGCTCATCTGTCCCGTCAGGGCGTTCTTCTTATCCCGGTTTGTCTCCTCCAGCACCTGCTGATAGACAATCATGAACTGCTTTCTGGTTCCCCGCAGGCAATCAAAGGCTCCTGCCTTAATAAAATTCTCAAGCGTCCGCTTATTTACTTCTTTTCCGCTTAACCGTTCAATAAAATCCTTTAAGTTCCGGTATTCCCCATGGCTTTTGCGTTCTTCTACAACGGCATCCATGACCGGTTTTCCAATTCCTTTTACGGCGGAAAGGCCATAACGGATTGCTCCTTGTTCCACTGTGAATACGCCTTCACTCCGGTTAATGTCCGGTGGAAGCAGATTTATGTTCATAGACCTGCAATTCAGAATATATTGGGCAACTTTGCCCGGATTATCAATACAGGAGGTCATGATGGCTGCCATGAATTCCACCGGATAATAATATTTCAGATAAGCGGTCTGATAAGAAACCACCGCATATGCCGCAGCATGCGATTTATTAAACGCATATTTGGCAAAATCAATCATCTCGTCATAAATCTTATTCGCAGTCTCTTCGTCAATTCCATTGGATACGCAGCCCGGCACTCCCTCTTCCGGGTTTCCGTACACAAAATTCCGGCGCTCCTTTTCCATCACGGATGCCTTCTTTTTAGACATCGCTCTTCGTACCAGATCACTTCGCCCAAGCGTGTAGCCGGCCAGATCCCTTACGATCTGCATAACCTGCTCCTGGTAGACGATACATCCATAGGTTGGTTCCAGTATGGGCTTTAGCTGCGGGCAGCGGTATGTGATTGCCTCTGGGTGATTCTTGCCGCGGATATACTGTGGAATAAAATCCATAGGGCCGGGACGATAAAGTGAAATTCCCGCTATGATATCCTCCAGGCTTTTCGGTTTCAGCTCCTTCATGAAGCTCTTCATCCCGGCACTTTCCAGCTGAAATACGCCTTCGCACTTACCCGAACCGATCATGTCAAGTACTTTGGGATCATTATAATCAATATGCATCAGATCCAGGGTTATGCCATTGTCCCGTTCCGCCAGTTTTTGAGCATTCTGAATGACCGTCAGCGTACGAAGCCCCAGAAAATCCATCTTCAAAAGACCAAGCTCCTCCAGCGTGGTCATCGTAAACTGAGTCGTAATCGTACCATCGGAGGATCTGGACAGCGGTACGTATTCATCCACATTCTTCTGGGAGATAACAACCCCGGCAGCATGCATAGAGGTATGGCGCGGAAGTCCTTCCAGCCGCCTGGACATATCAATCAGATGATGTACTTCTTCGTCGGTGTCATAGACAGTCTTTAATTCGTGGTTCATCTGTAAAGCCTTATCTATGGTAATATTAAGTTCATTGGGAATCATCTTTGCAATTACATCCACGGATGCATAGGGCATATCCAACACACGTCCCACATCCCGGATCACACCGCGGGCAGCCATGGTTCCAAAGGTTACAATCTGTACGACACGGTCCTTACCATACTTACGGACCACATAGTCGATGACCTCCTGTCTTCGTTCAAAGCAGAAATCAATATCGATATCCGGCATGGAAACACGTTCCGGATTCAGAAAACGTTCAAACAGTAAGTTATGGCGTATAGGATCGAGCTGTGTAATTCCAAGTGTATAGGCTACAATACTTCCGGCCGCTGAACCCCTTCCCGGTCCCACGATAATATCATGATCTCTGGCATACTTTATAAAATCCCATACAATCAGAAAGTAGTCCACGTAGCCCATGGATTTAATGGTATCCAATTCATAAGAGAGACGGTCTTTAAGTTCCTCGTTCGGATCCTGATACAGACGCTCCAGACCCTCCCGGCAAAGTTTATTCAGATATTCCCAGGCAGTATATCCCCCCGGCACATCATATCTGGGCAGTTTCGTAACTCCGAATTCAATATCGACGTGACAACGGTCAGCTATTTTCTGCGTATTCTCCAATGCCTCCGGCGCATAAGGAAATAATTCCGCCATCTCGTCCGGTGACTTCACGTAGAACTGGCCGCCTTCATACCGCATACGATTCTCATCCGCCAGCTTTTTACCGGTTTGTATACAAAGCAAAATATCATGAGCCGCCTCATCCTCGGCATAGGTATAGTGAACATCATTCGTCGCAGCCAGCCCGATTCCCGTCTCACGGTTCAAACGAAGCATCTGCTGGTTCACAAGTCTTTGTTCCGGCATCCCATGATCCTGAAGCTCCAGAAAGAAATTCCCTTCCCCGAAAATATCGCGGTAACGCAGTGCGGCTTCCTTTGCTTCCTCATACAGTCCCTTCACCAGATATCTGGAAACCTCCCCTGCCAGACATGCAGACAGCGCAATCAGCCCCTCATGATACTTCTTCAACAGTTCCATGTCCACGCGGGGCTTATAATAATATCCTTCCACAAATCCCATGGAGACAATCTTCATCAGGTTGCTGTAACCCTGGTTATTTTCAGCCAGTAAAACCAGATGGTAATATCGCTCCTCTCCGGCCCCGGTCTCACGGTCAAAACGGGAACCGGGTGCCACATAAACTTCACATCCCAGAACGGGGTTAATCCCCGCTTCCTTTGCCGCACGGTAAAAATCAATTACGCCGAACATCACACCATGATCTGTGATGGCAGCACTGTTCATACCAAGCTCCTTCACCCTGGCCACGTATTCCCTTATCTTGTTGGAACCGTCCAGGAGGCTATATTCCGAATGTGTATGCAGATGTACGAATCCCAATTTATCCTCCTTTTTATCTGCGGTATATCTTCCCGTCCCGAATCTCGATCTGTTTCTCTTTCAGCAAGTGCCCTACAGCTCTTTTAAAAGCTCCCTTACTGAGTCCGAACTCACGCTGTATCACTTCCGGAGATGCCTTATCATCAAAGGGAAGTGCATTGGCAAACTCTTTAATGACCTGCAATACATTCTCCGCATCCTCTTCAATCTGTGCATATGCTTTTTGACGGGCAGACAGCGTCAATTTCCCATCCTCTTTCACTTCGGTCACACGCAGTTTCAGTCTTTGGCCTGCCTTATAGCCGGCCTGTGCTTCTTTTTTGGGAATCAAACCGGAATATTGTCCATCCACGGCAACAAAGGCCCCAAAATTTGCACTGATTTCATAGATTGTTCCTTCCACTTCATCTCCGATTACATAGGGAGATCCGGTCTTTAAATAATGATAGACCTTCATCGTCGCACAAAGCCGGCCACTCTTGTCCACATACAAGGCCACCAGACAGCTGTCACCTGGCTCCACTTTTCTGGTCTGCTCTTTGAACGGAAGAAATAAATCCTTTTCCAGCCCCCAGTCCAGAAATGCTCCGATCTTACCCACAGCTGCTACCGTCAGCTCCTTCACTTCACCCAGCTGCAGCTTAGGTTCATTCGTGGTGGCAATCAGCCTGTCGGAAGAGTCCCTGTAAAGGAATACCTCCAGTTCATCTCCGTCGCCTGCTCCCTCGGGAACCTGCTTTTTCGGAAGCAGCACACGCTCATCCATAGAAGCATTCACCTGCTCCCCCAGGTATACTCCGAAATCTACCTTCTTCACTATAACAAGTAACTGTTTTCTTCCTATCTCCAACATATATGAATTCTCCTGCATTTTAATCTATCTTAAACTCAATCGTAACATAGGGCTTATCTCCCTCATCATTCAGTGTTACCAGATATCCCTCCGGTATCCGGTAAAGCACAGGCGACATTACATTCCCCAGACGGGCCTGCTGCTTATATTCCGCCCGCATCCGCTTCACTTCAAAGTCAGCCGGCAGGTACCCCTGGGCCAGCTGGATATATTGTCCGTTGTTCACATGGTGATTTGTATCCAGATGGTATTCCTTAACCGTAAATGAGTCAAAAGTCTCTTCACCCTCCCTGGGAATCTGAATCTTGCGCGGTCCAAAATCTGCCTGAAGCTTCTCTTTCAGCCCATAGGTATCCAAAACATCCTGCGTCACCCGTTCGGGATAACCAGTCTCCTGATTCATATAAGCCCAGGTGGAATTCGCATAGGCCAGCATCTCTCCCTGGTCACTTTCCATAGTGAAATTACGGAAACCCTGAAATGCCTTAAAATCATGCGCCCAGGTGCTGATTACCGTATGTTCTCCCATGACCGGATAGCGGTTTACATGAATTTGCCACGCTGCCAGAACCCATACCCTGTTATGCATATTCAGCCAGTCAATCCCAAGCCCGATTTCTTCAGATTGAAAATTACTGCAATCCTGAAAATAATTTATGAGCGACGGAAGCGTCAGTTTTCGATTCTCTCCTATCTCACTATAGCGAATTGTACCGGTAAATGAATATTTCATAAGCATCTTCCTCCTTATATCGAAAAAAGTCCCAGGTTCTTGACCTGAGACTTCTACAGCTGGGCTACAAGGATTCGAACCTTGAAATGACGGAGTCAGAGTCCGTTGCCTTACCATTTGGCGATAGCCCAATTTCTCACAACAAAATGTATTATAATGGATAGCAGTAAAAATTGCAAGCCCTTTTTTGAATTTTCTTTGTTACTATTCAGCCACATAACTTTTATCCATCGTAATCACACATTGATACCGGGAATCCACTTCCTGCATCAGTGCGATTACCTGCTGTAAAATACGTTCTGCGTTTTCTTTCGAATATTCTCTGGGAATTACCAGGTCAAAAATGAGATTCGTATGCTCTTCACCGCTCACCATACGAAAATCATGAAATTTCAGCTTAGGATCCAATGCCTTGATGACACGCGCCACCTTTGCTTTGACTTCCAATACTTTTTTATCCTGCGTTTCTACGGGATCCATATGGATTACCAGGGTGATATTCAGCTGCTTACTTACCTCCCGCTCCACTCTGTCAATAATCTCATGGGAAACCTCTATATCCACATTGTTGGGAACTTCGGCATGTATGGATGCCATACTGTGGCTGGGTCCATAGTTATGTACAATCAAATCATGCGTTCCGACAATCCCGTCATAAGCTTCCACAGCCTCGCTGATCTTCTGATATAATTCCCGGGGTGCACCCTGGCCGATCAGGGGTTCCAGCGTATCCTTCGCAATAGAAAAACCCGCCCACATAACGATAGCGGAAACGATGATGCCTGCGTACGCATCTACATTCACAGAAGTAAAGCGGCAGATGAGAATGGAAATAATGGTCGCACTGGTTGTAAGCACATCACCCATGGAATCGGCGGCGGCGGCAAGCATCACTTTCGAGTCAATCCGGTTCCCCAGCTTCCTGTTAAACGCCCCCAGCCATAATTTTACACCGATAGACAGTACAAGGATCAGAAAAGGAATCCATTCAAACGCAAGCTCCTCCGGATGCATGACCTTTCCCACAGAACTCTTTAAAAATGTAAGACCCACTTCCATAATCAAAAATGAAACAATCAAAGCAGCTATATATTCAATCCTTCCGTGCCCGAAGGGGTGCTCCTCATCCGCGGGTTTACTTGCCATCTTCACCCCGATAAAACTGATGATGGAAGAGGCCGCATCAGATAAGTTGTTGAATGCATCTGCCGTAACCGCCAGAGAATGCAGCAAAAGACCAATTGAGAACTTGACAGCAAACAAAAGTACATTGCAGAAAATGCCCACCACGCTGGTCAATATACCATAACTGGTGCGCACCTGAGTATCTTCTGTATTGTCATAGTCTTTGATAAATTTATGTACTAAAAGTTCTGTCATAGACATTCCCTCCGATATGGACTATCATATCAGTTTTTACACGTTCCTTCAATGCTTTTTTTAAAAAGCTAAAACAAGGCGTGAAAGAAGGGGGCCTGTTTCCGGCCCCCACCTCTCTTGTACACCCTACTCTTTCACTGCCCCGTTTGAGATACCGGCAACAATCTGCTTCTGGAACAAAAGCACAATTAACAATGTCGGTATTACCACGACTACCGTAGCTGCTGCAATCTGGCTCCAGAATATGGTAAACTGATCTTTAAGATAGCTCAGACGAACGGGTACTGTCTGAATTTTTTCATCGATATTCAATGTACAGGATAGCAGATACTCATTCCATGCGGCAATAAAACTCATGATTGCTGTTGTAAACACACCCGGAGCTGCAATTGGAAAGATAATTTTCCAAAGCATTCCCCATGTAGAACAGCCATCAATTTTCGCCGCCTCCTCCAACGCCAGAGGCACCTGATTAAAGTGAGCCACCATAATCCATACGGCGCTGGGGAGTGTGATCGTGGAATATGCCAGGCACACCCAATAGGAATTCAAAAGATTCGCTTTGTAAAACATATTAAAAATTGGTCCCACAACAATCATCTGGGGAAACATGGCTACTGCCAGAATTAATCCCATAAGGAGACTCTTTCCTTTAAACTTAAATCTTGAAATGATATACGCGGACATAGATGCCACAACAACAACATAAAAGGTAGTTACTGCAGACATGATAAAGCTGTTTCCAATTGCCCGCAGCATGCCCTTTTCCATAATGACAACCCGATAATTTTCAAGTGTGGGATTCTCTGCAATAATACGGTAGCTGTTCGCCCCGAAAATTTCCGACTCCGGTTTAAAGGAGCTGATCAAAATCCAGAAAAAGGGAAAGACTGTAATCAGCAGAAAAACCACAATAAAAATCCAGCTTATAGTATTGAACGCTTTATTCTTACTCATCCTTCTCCTCCCCTCTAATCATTGTTGACTACCTCTGCGCCCAGTACCTTCACATAAAGTATTGCTATGATGGCAACGCAGACAGCCATACCCATAACTACTACAGAACCATACCCATAATTGCTCTGGCCAAACATCAGCTTATAAGAATATACGGAAAGTGATTCTGTTCCATTGCCCGGTCCGCCTCCTGTCAGAATCGCGATCAAATCATATACCCGGAACGCGTCCATGGTCCGGAATAACAATGCTACCAGAATACTGGGTTTTAGCAATGGAAGCGTAATCCTGAAAAAAGTACGAAACGGACCTGCACCATCAATTGATGCGCTTTCATATAGCCCCCTGTCAATTACCTGCAGGCCTGCCAGAAGCAGCAATGCCATATACGGCGCTGTTTTCCATACATCAGAGATAATGACGGAGGTCATGGCCCCACTTGACGTAAGCAGCATGGCCGACTGCTTCGGAATCAGCCCAATCATAGAGAATATCTTGGATATTACCCCATAACTGCCGTCGTACATATAACTCCAGATCATGGCTGAAACCGCAGTCGGGATTGCCCAGGGTATCAAAGCAGTCGTACGGATGAATCCGATTCCCCGCATTGCCTTATTCATAATCAATGCCAGCAGCATACCTATCACAAGTTCAATCGCCACAGAGATTACAGTAAAGAGCATGGTATGCCCTAATGCTTTAAAGAATCTCGTATCATGAATCAATTTTCCATAGGCTTGTAATCCTGTAAAGTTAGTGTTGACAATACAACTGTCCATCTCATCCAGAATCTGTGGCATACCTTCCCTGTTATACATATCAAGGGATTCGTTCCTGTCATAGATTGCCATGAGTCTTTCTCTTATATCTGTATTAAAGGACTCTACCTCACTTATGACATCGGAAGCAACTTTGGAAACCCCCTTTGATCCTTCATACTTTTCCAGCATACCGGTCACATCTGCCTGTATAGCCTCAAATTCAGCTACATCCTCACTGTTTAGTCCATCTGTCATCTTGTCGGTATCGATAAAATAATTCACATACCCTAAATCCTGCGCATATAATTCTTCGTTCAGCTGCCGGGACATATAGAAGCTATTGTGTTGTTGATCATTCGTACGATAATCAAACAATGTGTACATCAGAGACGTCACAATAGGATATAATGAAAATATGCCAATAAAAATAAGCAGCGGAAGAATGAACAGGAACTGTTTTGCTGTCATTCTTTTTGCCATAAACTCCGCCCCTCTTTAGCCTTGATTCAGCCGTCCTTCTACATCGGAAGTTGTTGTATCCAGATCCGATTCACCTGATAAAAACTTGTGAATGGAAATCTGCAGCGCATCAGACAATTCTTCATATTTATCGGAAGATGGTCTTGCAATTGTATTTTCAAGGGCCTTTATAAAACCTTCTTTACCCAGAAGCTGGTTTGCTTCCTTAACGCCCGCATCATCCAATGCCGCGTTATATCCTGGTACATAACCACCTTTACTGCAGAAAATTTTCTGTCCTTCCAAAGACGTGAAGTAATCCAGGAATGCCCAGGCACCGTCTTTATGCTCGCTTTTCGCATTCATGGCCAGAAGCCATCCACCAATACAGGAGCCTCCGGGAATTGGAGCAACATCTGTCTGCTCTTGTTTAACCGCTGCATCGTCAGCCGCAAGAAGTCCCCATACGTATGGCCAGTTACGTGAGAACACAGTATCCCCGTTTACGTAACTATTGGCTGCCTCTGATTCCTGGTATACCAGAATATCATCCGGTGTGGCATCGGAATCGACGATTTTCTTCATAGCTTCCAGCCCGCCTTTTACATCTGTAAAGTTGGCAGTATACTCATTCGCATTACATACAAGTCCCTCATACTGATTTGCCTGGAAGGTAAATCCGGCCTTTGTACCCGACTGCCCTTTATATTTTTCCGCCATAGACAGGAACTCATCCCAAGTGTAGTCCCCACTCCTTAGCTTAGCTGCATCTTCCTCGGAAACAATGTCACTTCTGAAGAAGATAACGCCGAAATCAGGGTATAAGGGCAGTGCATAGGTTTTGGCATTATACGTACCTGCCTGAATAGATCCCTTGTTATAGTCTGCGGGACTTCTCTTTGCTTTCATCATATAGCTGTCCAAAGGCTCTATATACCCCGCGGCGGCCATATCTCCTGCCCATACGGTATCGATAGATACCAGATCATACTCTGAACTTCCTGCTGAAAATGCAGTGTTCAACTGACTTCTCGTCTGATCCGTGTCATTGGAAGCGGTTACCCACTTTACTTTATACTGATCCTGAGAAGCTTCAAATCCTTCAATTACCGCCTCCACTGCACCGTTTCCATCATCAGAGCGGAACAGGGTAATCTCTTCGCGGCCTCCTGAAGCTGAAGATTCTTTTGTATCACCTTCCTCACTTTTCGAGCTTGGCTGCTCTTCTGCCTCTGAAGTTGTTTTTCCTGTCTCATCACTCCCTCCGCCGCAAGCTGCTAAGCCAACGGCCATAACTGCACTCAACATTACCGCTGCAACTTTTCTTTTCATTTTTTTCCTCCTCTTCAAACGTGGTTGTATACTTTTACTTAATTCTCAACCACAATTTAATTTATAGTAGCAAATTATCCTTGCTATGAATTAAATTATACCATTTTTTGTTGATTATTTCAATGTATTTGTATATAATTATCGATATTTACACTATTTTTTTATTAACATTCACAATCAGTGTATATATTATGTTTTTGCATGTTTGGGCATAAAAAACTCACCCTCAGGTTATATCTTTGTAATCTAAGGATGAGTCTAAAAATATAATAATTTATATTTCAAATTTATTTAGTTCTGTTTTAATCATCCAATGCATGTGGAACTTATCTTCAAGCATTCCATAATATCTTCCATCTTTAATCTGCGTATAGGGAATATCCACCGCTCCATTCTCACTCAGTAACTCAAAAATTTTTTTTGCTTTTTTAGCATCTTTACAGCTTATGTTTAAAACCATGTTATTGCCCTGAAAAAATCCAAAGGTATCCGGTATATCATAAAATTCAACTGGTGTACCTGCAATGTTCAGACAGGTTCGCATAACACGCGATTTCATTTTTTCAGGTATCTGATTCACGGAAGAAAGCAGAACCTCCCCTTCTGCATAAGTCAGAAAGGATGGAACTTCCTGTTCGAATACTTTTGCATAAAATGTTACAGCATCTCGGCAGTTACCATCATAATTAATAGACAGACTAAATGACATCATAAACTCCTTCTTATTCTCCATGCGGCCAGCCCGATGCACCCAGACACAAAAAATGCGGCCAGCCAGAGTGAAAAATCTGTTTTATCCCCGGTCTTTGCGGCAGACACCTTTGCAGGAGCAGGTTTTGGCTTCTCAGACACTTTTTTATACTTATTTATAAATTGGATTTTATCTGTCTTCTCCATCGTATTGTTTTGCACGGCCCAGATTTCAGCAGATA
The window above is part of the Novisyntrophococcus fermenticellae genome. Proteins encoded here:
- a CDS encoding DNA polymerase III subunit alpha; translated protein: MGFVHLHTHSEYSLLDGSNKIREYVARVKELGMNSAAITDHGVMFGVIDFYRAAKEAGINPVLGCEVYVAPGSRFDRETGAGEERYYHLVLLAENNQGYSNLMKIVSMGFVEGYYYKPRVDMELLKKYHEGLIALSACLAGEVSRYLVKGLYEEAKEAALRYRDIFGEGNFFLELQDHGMPEQRLVNQQMLRLNRETGIGLAATNDVHYTYAEDEAAHDILLCIQTGKKLADENRMRYEGGQFYVKSPDEMAELFPYAPEALENTQKIADRCHVDIEFGVTKLPRYDVPGGYTAWEYLNKLCREGLERLYQDPNEELKDRLSYELDTIKSMGYVDYFLIVWDFIKYARDHDIIVGPGRGSAAGSIVAYTLGITQLDPIRHNLLFERFLNPERVSMPDIDIDFCFERRQEVIDYVVRKYGKDRVVQIVTFGTMAARGVIRDVGRVLDMPYASVDVIAKMIPNELNITIDKALQMNHELKTVYDTDEEVHHLIDMSRRLEGLPRHTSMHAAGVVISQKNVDEYVPLSRSSDGTITTQFTMTTLEELGLLKMDFLGLRTLTVIQNAQKLAERDNGITLDLMHIDYNDPKVLDMIGSGKCEGVFQLESAGMKSFMKELKPKSLEDIIAGISLYRPGPMDFIPQYIRGKNHPEAITYRCPQLKPILEPTYGCIVYQEQVMQIVRDLAGYTLGRSDLVRRAMSKKKASVMEKERRNFVYGNPEEGVPGCVSNGIDEETANKIYDEMIDFAKYAFNKSHAAAYAVVSYQTAYLKYYYPVEFMAAIMTSCIDNPGKVAQYILNCRSMNINLLPPDINRSEGVFTVEQGAIRYGLSAVKGIGKPVMDAVVEERKSHGEYRNLKDFIERLSGKEVNKRTLENFIKAGAFDCLRGTRKQFMIVYQQVLEETNRDKKNALTGQMSLFDLVSPEERSAYEISFPDVGEYTKEEKLSFEKEVLGVYISGHPLEEYEERWKKNISAVTLDFLPDEETGEPKVLDGAKEIVGGMIVDKTVKFTKNNKTMAFLTVEDLLGTVEVVVFPRDYEKNAALMNVDSKVFIKGRVSQEEDKPSKLICERIYAFEETPRELWIQFSTRSDYEKEVAHLYEVLRDSDGSDHVVLYIRSDKALKRLPSSRNVNIDTQLLNQLTSIYGRENVKVVEKSIEKRGKML
- a CDS encoding CvfB family protein, with the protein product MLEIGRKQLLVIVKKVDFGVYLGEQVNASMDERVLLPKKQVPEGAGDGDELEVFLYRDSSDRLIATTNEPKLQLGEVKELTVAAVGKIGAFLDWGLEKDLFLPFKEQTRKVEPGDSCLVALYVDKSGRLCATMKVYHYLKTGSPYVIGDEVEGTIYEISANFGAFVAVDGQYSGLIPKKEAQAGYKAGQRLKLRVTEVKEDGKLTLSARQKAYAQIEEDAENVLQVIKEFANALPFDDKASPEVIQREFGLSKGAFKRAVGHLLKEKQIEIRDGKIYRR
- a CDS encoding acyl-[acyl-carrier-protein] thioesterase — translated: MKYSFTGTIRYSEIGENRKLTLPSLINYFQDCSNFQSEEIGLGIDWLNMHNRVWVLAAWQIHVNRYPVMGEHTVISTWAHDFKAFQGFRNFTMESDQGEMLAYANSTWAYMNQETGYPERVTQDVLDTYGLKEKLQADFGPRKIQIPREGEETFDSFTVKEYHLDTNHHVNNGQYIQLAQGYLPADFEVKRMRAEYKQQARLGNVMSPVLYRIPEGYLVTLNDEGDKPYVTIEFKID
- a CDS encoding cation diffusion facilitator family transporter, giving the protein MTELLVHKFIKDYDNTEDTQVRTSYGILTSVVGIFCNVLLFAVKFSIGLLLHSLAVTADAFNNLSDAASSIISFIGVKMASKPADEEHPFGHGRIEYIAALIVSFLIMEVGLTFLKSSVGKVMHPEELAFEWIPFLILVLSIGVKLWLGAFNRKLGNRIDSKVMLAAAADSMGDVLTTSATIISILICRFTSVNVDAYAGIIVSAIVMWAGFSIAKDTLEPLIGQGAPRELYQKISEAVEAYDGIVGTHDLIVHNYGPSHSMASIHAEVPNNVDIEVSHEIIDRVEREVSKQLNITLVIHMDPVETQDKKVLEVKAKVARVIKALDPKLKFHDFRMVSGEEHTNLIFDLVIPREYSKENAERILQQVIALMQEVDSRYQCVITMDKSYVAE
- a CDS encoding carbohydrate ABC transporter permease; its protein translation is MSKNKAFNTISWIFIVVFLLITVFPFFWILISSFKPESEIFGANSYRIIAENPTLENYRVVIMEKGMLRAIGNSFIMSAVTTFYVVVVASMSAYIISRFKFKGKSLLMGLILAVAMFPQMIVVGPIFNMFYKANLLNSYWVCLAYSTITLPSAVWIMVAHFNQVPLALEEAAKIDGCSTWGMLWKIIFPIAAPGVFTTAIMSFIAAWNEYLLSCTLNIDEKIQTVPVRLSYLKDQFTIFWSQIAAATVVVVIPTLLIVLLFQKQIVAGISNGAVKE
- a CDS encoding carbohydrate ABC transporter permease, yielding MAKRMTAKQFLFILPLLIFIGIFSLYPIVTSLMYTLFDYRTNDQQHNSFYMSRQLNEELYAQDLGYVNYFIDTDKMTDGLNSEDVAEFEAIQADVTGMLEKYEGSKGVSKVASDVISEVESFNTDIRERLMAIYDRNESLDMYNREGMPQILDEMDSCIVNTNFTGLQAYGKLIHDTRFFKALGHTMLFTVISVAIELVIGMLLALIMNKAMRGIGFIRTTALIPWAIPTAVSAMIWSYMYDGSYGVISKIFSMIGLIPKQSAMLLTSSGAMTSVIISDVWKTAPYMALLLLAGLQVIDRGLYESASIDGAGPFRTFFRITLPLLKPSILVALLFRTMDAFRVYDLIAILTGGGPGNGTESLSVYSYKLMFGQSNYGYGSVVVMGMAVCVAIIAILYVKVLGAEVVNND
- a CDS encoding extracellular solute-binding protein → MKRKVAAVMLSAVMAVGLAACGGGSDETGKTTSEAEEQPSSKSEEGDTKESSASGGREEITLFRSDDGNGAVEAVIEGFEASQDQYKVKWVTASNDTDQTRSQLNTAFSAGSSEYDLVSIDTVWAGDMAAAGYIEPLDSYMMKAKRSPADYNKGSIQAGTYNAKTYALPLYPDFGVIFFRSDIVSEEDAAKLRSGDYTWDEFLSMAEKYKGQSGTKAGFTFQANQYEGLVCNANEYTANFTDVKGGLEAMKKIVDSDATPDDILVYQESEAANSYVNGDTVFSRNWPYVWGLLAADDAAVKQEQTDVAPIPGGSCIGGWLLAMNAKSEHKDGAWAFLDYFTSLEGQKIFCSKGGYVPGYNAALDDAGVKEANQLLGKEGFIKALENTIARPSSDKYEELSDALQISIHKFLSGESDLDTTTSDVEGRLNQG
- a CDS encoding VOC family protein, giving the protein MMSFSLSINYDGNCRDAVTFYAKVFEQEVPSFLTYAEGEVLLSSVNQIPEKMKSRVMRTCLNIAGTPVEFYDIPDTFGFFQGNNMVLNISCKDAKKAKKIFELLSENGAVDIPYTQIKDGRYYGMLEDKFHMHWMIKTELNKFEI